A window from Ramlibacter pinisoli encodes these proteins:
- a CDS encoding YgiQ family radical SAM protein — MNAPVDVSLFARAAKPITSYRRYWAARFGTAPFLPMSREEMDKLGWDSCDIIVVTGDAYVDHPSFGMAVIGRVLEAQGFRVGIIAQPDWQSAEPFKALGKPNLFFGVTAGNMDSMINRYTADRKIRSDDAYTPGDVGGKRPDRASLVYSQRCREAYNDVPIVMGGIEGSLRRIAHYDYWSDKVRRSILVDAKCDLLLYGNAERAIVEIAHRLAAKEPVEHITDVRGTAFFRRSTPAASEGWMEIDSTTVDQPGRVDDHVNPYLTTSDQAKAQGETCAKEEGTGEAATAPVAQAGTTVPVAFFPNPRVRLNRDRTVIRLPSYEQVKSDPVLYAHANRVLHLETNPGNARALVQAHGDRDVWITPPPIPLTTAEMDHVFGLPYARSPHPAYADASGSHDAGTKIPAWEMIRFSVNIMRGCFGGCTFCSITEHEGRIIQSRSEDSVIREIEEIRDKVAGFTGVVSDLGGPTANMYRIGCKSPEIEAACRKPSCVYPGICSNLNTDHGHLVKMYRRARALPGVKKILIGSGLRYDLAVQSPEYVKELVQHHVGGYLKIAPEHTEGGPLSKMMKPGIGSYDRFKAMFEKYSAEAGKKQYLIPYFIAAHPGTSDEDMMNLALWLKRNGFRADQVQTFYPSPMATATAMYHSGRNTLRKVRRDATPDDSVDVVRGERRRRLHKAFLRYHDPNNWPLLREALKGMGRSDLIGNGKHHLIPTFQPVTDGSYVSARRKNSTPGGQGSKAAPARPPRGRLLTQHTGLPPRETGGKPAGRKAR, encoded by the coding sequence TTGAACGCCCCTGTCGACGTTTCCCTTTTCGCGCGCGCCGCCAAGCCGATCACCAGTTATCGGCGCTACTGGGCCGCGCGCTTCGGCACGGCCCCGTTCCTGCCGATGAGCCGCGAGGAGATGGACAAGCTCGGCTGGGACAGCTGCGACATCATCGTCGTCACCGGCGACGCATATGTCGACCACCCGAGCTTCGGCATGGCCGTCATCGGCCGGGTGCTGGAGGCGCAGGGCTTCCGGGTCGGCATCATCGCCCAGCCCGACTGGCAGTCGGCCGAGCCGTTCAAGGCGCTGGGCAAGCCCAACCTGTTCTTCGGCGTCACGGCCGGCAACATGGACTCGATGATCAACCGGTACACGGCCGACCGGAAGATCCGCAGCGACGACGCCTACACCCCGGGCGACGTGGGCGGCAAGCGGCCCGATCGCGCCTCGCTGGTCTATTCGCAGCGCTGCCGCGAGGCCTACAACGACGTGCCCATCGTCATGGGCGGCATCGAGGGCAGCCTGCGCCGCATCGCCCACTACGACTACTGGTCGGACAAGGTGCGCCGCTCCATCCTGGTCGACGCCAAGTGCGACCTGCTGCTGTACGGCAACGCCGAGCGTGCCATCGTCGAGATCGCGCACCGCCTGGCCGCCAAGGAGCCGGTGGAGCACATCACCGACGTGCGCGGCACCGCATTCTTTCGCCGCAGCACGCCCGCTGCGTCCGAAGGCTGGATGGAGATCGACTCCACCACCGTCGACCAGCCGGGCCGCGTGGACGACCACGTCAATCCCTACCTGACGACCTCCGACCAGGCGAAGGCGCAGGGCGAGACCTGTGCGAAGGAAGAGGGGACCGGCGAGGCCGCCACCGCGCCGGTGGCGCAGGCCGGGACGACGGTTCCCGTCGCCTTCTTCCCCAACCCGCGCGTGCGCCTGAACCGCGACCGCACCGTCATCCGGCTGCCCTCGTACGAGCAGGTGAAGTCCGATCCCGTGCTGTACGCGCATGCCAACCGCGTGCTGCACCTGGAAACCAACCCCGGCAACGCGCGCGCGCTGGTGCAGGCGCACGGCGACCGCGACGTCTGGATCACGCCGCCGCCCATCCCGCTCACGACCGCGGAGATGGACCACGTGTTCGGCCTGCCGTATGCGCGCAGCCCGCACCCGGCGTACGCCGACGCCAGTGGTTCCCACGACGCGGGGACCAAGATCCCGGCCTGGGAGATGATCCGCTTCAGCGTGAACATCATGCGCGGCTGCTTCGGCGGCTGCACCTTCTGCTCCATCACCGAGCACGAGGGCCGCATCATCCAGAGCCGCAGCGAGGACTCGGTCATCCGCGAGATCGAGGAGATCCGCGACAAGGTGGCCGGCTTCACCGGCGTGGTGTCCGACCTGGGCGGGCCCACGGCCAACATGTACCGCATCGGCTGCAAATCGCCCGAGATCGAGGCCGCCTGCCGCAAGCCCAGCTGCGTGTACCCGGGCATCTGCTCGAACCTGAACACCGACCACGGCCACCTGGTGAAGATGTACCGGCGCGCCCGCGCGCTGCCGGGCGTCAAGAAGATCCTCATCGGCTCGGGCCTGCGCTACGACCTGGCGGTGCAGTCGCCCGAGTACGTCAAGGAACTGGTGCAGCACCACGTGGGCGGCTACCTGAAGATCGCGCCCGAGCACACCGAGGGCGGCCCGCTGTCCAAGATGATGAAGCCGGGCATCGGCAGCTACGACCGCTTCAAGGCCATGTTCGAGAAGTACTCGGCCGAGGCGGGCAAGAAGCAGTACCTCATTCCGTACTTCATCGCCGCCCACCCGGGCACCAGCGACGAGGACATGATGAACCTGGCGCTCTGGCTCAAGCGCAACGGCTTCCGCGCCGACCAGGTGCAGACGTTCTACCCCAGCCCCATGGCCACCGCCACGGCGATGTACCACTCGGGCCGCAACACGCTGCGCAAGGTGCGGCGCGACGCCACGCCGGACGACAGCGTCGACGTCGTGCGCGGCGAGAGGCGGCGCCGGCTGCACAAGGCGTTCCTGCGCTACCACGACCCGAACAACTGGCCGCTGCTGCGCGAGGCGCTCAAGGGCATGGGCCGGTCCGACCTGATCGGCAACGGCAAGCACCACCTGATCCCGACCTTCCAGCCGGTCACCGATGGCAGCTATGTCAGCGCGCGGCGGAAGAACTCCACCCCGGGCGGACAGGGCTCCAAGGCGGCGCCGGCCAGGCCGCCGCGCGGCCGGCTGCTCACGCAGCACACCGGCCTGCCCCCGCGCGAGACGGGCGGCAAGCCGGCGGGCCGGAAGGCGCGCTGA
- a CDS encoding DUF924 family protein, with product MAEPLPTAEDVIRFWTAAGRSRWFRKDAAFDADFRARFLRAHEAAARGELDSWLATPDGALALLVLLDQFPRNAFRGTARVYATDALARNVTDEAIARGHDAHAASDDLRNFFYLPFMHSEWLPDQDRALQLCQRLTTDAGRHAHVHRDVVARFGRFPHRNPLLGRLNTPEEQAFLDGGGFAG from the coding sequence ATGGCCGAACCGCTCCCCACCGCCGAGGACGTGATCCGCTTCTGGACCGCGGCCGGCCGCTCGCGCTGGTTCCGCAAGGACGCCGCCTTCGATGCCGACTTCCGCGCCCGTTTCCTGCGGGCGCACGAGGCGGCCGCGCGCGGCGAACTGGACTCGTGGCTGGCAACGCCAGACGGCGCCCTCGCGCTGCTGGTGCTGCTGGACCAGTTCCCGCGCAATGCCTTCCGCGGCACGGCGCGCGTGTACGCCACCGACGCCCTGGCCCGCAACGTGACCGACGAGGCCATCGCCCGCGGGCACGACGCCCACGCCGCCAGCGACGACCTGCGCAATTTCTTCTACCTGCCGTTCATGCATTCCGAGTGGCTGCCCGACCAGGACCGTGCCCTGCAGCTGTGCCAGCGCCTGACCACCGACGCCGGCCGGCATGCGCACGTGCACCGGGACGTGGTCGCGCGGTTCGGCCGCTTCCCGCACCGCAACCCGCTGCTGGGGCGGCTGAACACGCCCGAGGAACAGGCCTTCCTCGACGGCGGCGGTTTCGCCGGCTGA
- a CDS encoding glutathione S-transferase, whose translation MAYQLHYWPGIQGRGEFVRLALEAAGAPYVDVARGPQAQGQGMAAMLAVLEGQDVARPPFACPFLVDGRRVIGQTAAILQYLGPRLKLVAASEADQLWTHQIQLTLADLVTEAHDVHHPIGSSLYYEDQKAEALRRAQDFRRNRIPKFLQWCEAVLERNPRNAGAEVPRLVGGRLSYADLSLFQVVDGLLYALPKATRRVLKKVPHVAALHAGVPRHKRLAAYLASERRIPFNEEGIFRSYPELDG comes from the coding sequence ATGGCTTACCAACTGCACTACTGGCCCGGCATCCAGGGCCGCGGTGAATTCGTCCGGCTCGCGCTGGAGGCCGCCGGCGCGCCATATGTGGACGTCGCCCGCGGGCCGCAGGCCCAGGGGCAGGGCATGGCGGCCATGCTGGCCGTGCTGGAGGGCCAGGACGTGGCCCGGCCGCCGTTCGCCTGCCCGTTCCTGGTCGACGGCCGTCGCGTGATCGGCCAGACCGCTGCCATCCTGCAGTACCTGGGCCCGCGGCTGAAGCTGGTCGCCGCGTCCGAGGCCGACCAGCTGTGGACCCACCAGATCCAGCTGACCCTGGCCGACCTGGTCACCGAGGCGCACGACGTGCACCACCCGATCGGCAGCAGCCTCTACTACGAGGACCAGAAGGCCGAGGCGTTGCGGCGGGCGCAGGATTTCCGGCGCAACCGGATCCCCAAGTTCCTGCAGTGGTGCGAAGCGGTCCTGGAGCGCAACCCGCGCAATGCGGGCGCCGAGGTGCCGCGGCTGGTTGGCGGCCGCCTGTCGTACGCCGACCTGTCGCTGTTCCAGGTGGTCGATGGCCTGCTGTACGCGCTGCCCAAGGCCACGCGGCGGGTGCTGAAGAAGGTGCCGCATGTGGCCGCCCTGCACGCCGGGGTGCCGCGCCACAAGCGGCTGGCCGCCTATCTGGCGAGCGAGCGCCGCATTCCCTTCAACGAGGAAGGCATCTTCCGCAGCTATCCGGAGCTGGACGGCTGA
- a CDS encoding exodeoxyribonuclease III, whose product MKIATFNVNGIKSRLPNLLEWLQREQPDVACLQELKALDGVFPQAELREAGYHALWKGQRSWNGVAILTRGGEAVEIRRELPGDPGDEQSRYLEAAVDGIVVACLYLPNGNPQPGPKFDYKLSWFERLLQHAQALWRSRHPVVMAGDWNVVPTDFDIYNPRSWRKDALLQPESRACWERLLGQGWTDAIRKLHPQEAIYTFWDYFRQHWEKNSGLRIDHLLLSDELSSCLQAAGVDTWVRGQPHASDHAPTWVQLDLGRLAGRPR is encoded by the coding sequence GTGAAGATCGCCACCTTCAACGTCAATGGCATCAAGAGCCGGTTGCCGAACCTGCTGGAGTGGCTGCAGCGCGAGCAACCCGACGTGGCCTGCCTGCAGGAGCTGAAGGCGCTCGACGGGGTGTTCCCCCAGGCCGAGTTGCGCGAGGCCGGCTACCACGCCTTGTGGAAGGGCCAGCGATCGTGGAACGGCGTGGCCATCCTGACCCGCGGCGGCGAGGCGGTGGAGATCCGGCGCGAGTTGCCGGGCGACCCCGGTGACGAGCAGAGCCGCTACCTGGAGGCGGCGGTCGACGGCATCGTGGTCGCCTGCCTCTACCTGCCCAATGGCAACCCGCAGCCGGGGCCCAAGTTCGACTACAAGCTGTCCTGGTTCGAGCGCCTGCTCCAGCATGCGCAGGCGCTGTGGCGCAGCCGGCACCCGGTGGTGATGGCGGGCGACTGGAACGTGGTGCCGACCGACTTCGACATCTACAACCCGCGTTCCTGGCGCAAGGACGCACTGCTGCAGCCCGAAAGCCGCGCCTGCTGGGAGCGTCTGCTGGGCCAGGGCTGGACCGATGCGATCCGCAAACTTCATCCACAGGAGGCGATCTACACCTTCTGGGACTACTTCCGCCAGCACTGGGAGAAGAACTCCGGGCTTCGCATCGACCACCTGCTGCTCAGCGACGAGCTGTCGTCCTGCCTGCAGGCGGCCGGTGTCGACACCTGGGTGCGCGGGCAACCGCACGCCAGCGACCACGCGCCGACGTGGGTGCAACTCGACCTCGGCCGGCTTGCGGGCCGTCCGCGCTGA
- a CDS encoding DUF6139 family protein codes for MQLDIYRRPEPEHKLSFMAVPAGQPIPQEVDNVDWKLVATATELDVEAAHLVEYAIDDPGPQIREKGYAITSVTHQLLDGS; via the coding sequence ATGCAACTGGACATCTATCGCCGGCCCGAGCCGGAACACAAGTTGTCGTTCATGGCCGTGCCCGCGGGCCAGCCGATTCCCCAGGAAGTGGACAACGTCGACTGGAAGCTGGTGGCCACGGCCACCGAGCTCGATGTCGAAGCGGCGCACCTCGTGGAATACGCGATCGACGACCCCGGCCCGCAGATCCGCGAGAAGGGTTACGCCATCACCAGCGTCACCCACCAGCTGCTGGACGGTTCCTGA
- a CDS encoding helicase C-terminal domain-containing protein, whose translation MPYTVAVRHLCEFTAKAGDLDLRFTPSPTAMEGIAGHAAVTSARAAGYERELALEGRHEDLLVRGRADGFDAARNRLEEIKTHRGDLARQPANHRALHWAQAKVYGALLCEARGLERITLALVYFDVGSAKETVLEQELDRATLRAFFEDQCTRFLAWARQELAHRAARDERLAGLAFPHAEFRPGQRALAEAAYRAAAQGRCLLAQAPTGIGKTVGTLYPVLKACPGQKIDKVYFLAAKTPGRQLALDALRVIGGDLPPVRVLELTARDKACEHPDKACHGESCPLARGFYDRLPAARAAALAGGTMDRAALRETALAHAVCPYYLAQELARWADVVVGDYNYVFDTSAMLHAFAQEGGWRVALLVDEAHNLVERGRQMYTAELDPAALRAARSEASPPVRRALDRLRRSWSELAPAQGGGYAVLDEIPGGWLAALQKASAAIGDHLNEAPHEPPGALQQFHFDALALLRLAEAFGDHSVIDVTERPGRRGPDLVPCIRNLIPAPFLAPRFEAAHAAVLFSATLGPDAFYRDTLGLPGDAVWIDVESPFDAHQLAVRLVRSISTRWADRDRSLQPIADLIARRYAAQPGNWLAFFSSFDYLRRVAALVRERHPGLPVVEQEPAMPEAGRRAFLDRFVPGGRTLGFAVLGGSFGEGIDLPGDRLVGAFIATLGLPQVNPVNEEMRRRMARAFGAGYDYTYLYPGLRKVVQAAGRVIRTREDRGTVVLIDDRFGRPEVRALLPSWWHVEDEREPA comes from the coding sequence ATGCCGTACACCGTGGCCGTGCGCCACCTCTGCGAATTCACCGCGAAGGCCGGCGACCTGGACCTGCGGTTCACGCCCTCGCCCACCGCGATGGAAGGCATCGCCGGCCATGCGGCGGTGACGTCCGCCCGCGCCGCCGGCTACGAGCGCGAGCTGGCCCTGGAAGGCCGCCACGAGGACCTGCTGGTGCGTGGCCGTGCCGACGGCTTCGATGCGGCGCGCAACCGGCTCGAGGAGATCAAGACCCACCGTGGCGACCTGGCCCGCCAGCCGGCCAACCACCGTGCGCTGCACTGGGCCCAGGCCAAGGTCTACGGCGCGCTGCTGTGCGAGGCGCGCGGGCTGGAGCGGATCACGCTCGCCCTGGTCTATTTCGACGTCGGCAGCGCGAAGGAGACGGTGCTCGAACAGGAGCTGGATCGCGCCACGCTGCGTGCCTTCTTCGAGGACCAGTGCACCCGCTTCCTGGCCTGGGCGCGCCAGGAACTGGCGCACCGGGCCGCACGCGACGAACGCCTGGCCGGCCTGGCCTTCCCGCATGCCGAGTTCCGCCCGGGCCAGCGCGCCCTGGCCGAAGCCGCCTACCGCGCCGCGGCGCAGGGCCGCTGCCTGCTCGCCCAGGCGCCGACCGGCATCGGCAAGACCGTCGGCACGCTGTACCCGGTGCTCAAGGCCTGTCCGGGGCAGAAGATCGACAAGGTGTACTTCCTGGCCGCCAAGACGCCCGGGCGGCAACTCGCGCTGGACGCGCTGCGCGTGATCGGCGGCGACCTGCCGCCGGTGCGGGTGCTGGAACTCACCGCTCGCGACAAGGCCTGCGAGCATCCCGACAAGGCCTGCCATGGCGAATCGTGCCCGCTGGCGCGCGGCTTCTACGACCGCCTGCCGGCCGCGCGCGCCGCCGCCCTGGCCGGCGGCACCATGGACAGGGCCGCGCTGCGCGAGACGGCGCTGGCCCATGCGGTCTGCCCCTACTACCTGGCGCAGGAACTGGCGCGCTGGGCCGACGTCGTGGTGGGCGACTACAACTACGTCTTCGACACCAGCGCGATGCTGCACGCGTTCGCGCAGGAGGGCGGCTGGCGCGTCGCGCTGCTGGTCGACGAGGCGCACAACCTGGTCGAGCGCGGGCGGCAGATGTACACGGCCGAACTCGATCCGGCGGCGCTGCGGGCCGCGCGGTCGGAAGCCTCGCCGCCGGTGCGCCGCGCCCTCGACCGCTTGCGCCGGTCCTGGAGCGAGCTGGCCCCGGCGCAGGGTGGCGGCTACGCCGTGCTGGACGAGATTCCCGGCGGCTGGCTCGCCGCGCTGCAGAAGGCGTCGGCGGCCATCGGCGACCACCTGAACGAGGCGCCGCACGAGCCGCCCGGCGCGCTGCAGCAGTTCCACTTCGACGCCCTGGCCCTGCTGCGGCTGGCCGAGGCCTTCGGCGACCACTCGGTCATCGACGTCACCGAGCGTCCGGGCCGGCGCGGTCCCGACCTGGTGCCCTGCATCCGCAACCTGATCCCGGCACCCTTCCTCGCGCCGCGGTTCGAGGCCGCCCACGCCGCCGTGCTGTTCTCGGCCACGCTGGGCCCGGACGCCTTCTACCGCGACACTCTCGGCCTGCCCGGGGACGCGGTCTGGATCGACGTCGAGTCGCCCTTCGATGCGCACCAGCTCGCGGTGCGGCTGGTGCGCAGCATCTCCACCCGCTGGGCCGACCGCGACCGCTCGCTGCAGCCCATCGCCGACCTCATCGCGCGCCGCTACGCCGCGCAGCCGGGCAACTGGCTGGCGTTCTTCAGCAGCTTCGACTACCTGCGGCGCGTGGCGGCCCTGGTGCGCGAGCGCCATCCCGGCCTGCCGGTGGTGGAGCAGGAGCCGGCCATGCCCGAAGCCGGGCGCCGCGCCTTCCTCGACCGCTTCGTGCCCGGGGGCCGCACGCTCGGCTTCGCGGTGCTGGGGGGCAGCTTCGGCGAGGGCATCGACCTGCCCGGCGACCGGCTGGTCGGCGCCTTCATCGCCACGCTGGGGCTGCCGCAGGTCAACCCCGTGAACGAGGAGATGCGCCGGCGCATGGCGCGTGCGTTCGGCGCCGGCTACGACTACACCTACCTCTACCCCGGCCTGCGCAAGGTGGTGCAGGCGGCCGGCCGGGTGATCCGCACGCGCGAGGACCGCGGCACCGTGGTGCTGATCGACGACCGCTTCGGCCGGCCCGAGGTGCGGGCGCTGCTGCCGTCCTGGTGGCACGTCGAGGACGAGCGCGAGCCGGCTTAG
- a CDS encoding alpha/beta fold hydrolase: MEDLESDGAGDDTAVDPVRRHLTALLAWLGLGAPAPALPQTRQKLGIVLLHGIGADGSSMAPLAGQLRAPGWLVATPDMPWSKVTAFSEPVAVAERQVREALERLRRDGAQRLVLAGFSIGGFFAARMAGQVPVDALVAIAPNGGSDMKKLDDQLARARELVAQGKGQERTTLMDADVASPARWPLEGTRPAPYLEWYDPQGAMNWDRAWRALKPGLPVLLVVPTRDLANLRQKKAELWSMLPPHPANLLLEPRSDHIGAPAASAEGVVRWLGSTLL, translated from the coding sequence ATGGAAGACCTGGAGAGCGATGGTGCGGGCGACGACACGGCGGTGGATCCGGTGCGACGGCACCTGACCGCCCTGCTCGCCTGGCTGGGCCTGGGCGCTCCTGCGCCGGCGCTGCCGCAGACGCGCCAGAAACTGGGCATCGTGCTGCTGCACGGCATCGGGGCCGACGGCTCCAGCATGGCGCCACTGGCCGGCCAGCTGCGCGCACCGGGCTGGCTGGTGGCCACGCCCGACATGCCCTGGTCCAAGGTCACGGCCTTCAGCGAGCCGGTGGCGGTGGCGGAGCGGCAGGTGCGCGAGGCGCTGGAGCGGCTGCGCCGCGACGGGGCGCAACGCCTGGTGCTGGCCGGCTTCAGCATCGGCGGCTTCTTCGCCGCCCGGATGGCGGGCCAGGTGCCGGTCGACGCCCTGGTGGCCATCGCGCCCAACGGCGGCAGCGACATGAAGAAACTGGACGACCAGCTGGCCCGGGCGCGCGAGCTGGTCGCGCAGGGCAAGGGACAGGAACGCACCACCCTGATGGACGCCGACGTGGCCAGCCCCGCGCGCTGGCCGCTGGAAGGCACCCGGCCGGCGCCCTACCTGGAGTGGTACGACCCGCAGGGCGCGATGAACTGGGACCGCGCCTGGCGGGCGCTGAAGCCCGGCCTGCCGGTGCTGCTGGTGGTGCCCACGCGCGACCTGGCCAACCTGCGCCAGAAGAAGGCCGAGCTGTGGTCCATGCTGCCGCCGCATCCGGCCAACCTCCTGCTCGAGCCGCGCAGCGACCACATCGGCGCGCCGGCTGCCTCGGCCGAAGGCGTGGTGCGCTGGCTCGGGTCGACCCTGCTGTAG
- a CDS encoding CsbD family protein, protein MNEEQVKGKLKEAAGKVQKNVGEATGNREQEAKGTAREQEGKVQKKVGDVEQGVEKIIQKP, encoded by the coding sequence ATGAACGAAGAGCAGGTCAAGGGCAAGCTGAAGGAAGCTGCCGGCAAGGTGCAGAAGAACGTGGGCGAGGCCACCGGCAACCGCGAGCAGGAAGCAAAAGGGACCGCGCGCGAACAGGAAGGCAAGGTGCAGAAGAAGGTCGGCGACGTCGAGCAAGGCGTCGAGAAGATCATCCAGAAGCCCTGA
- a CDS encoding DUF2868 domain-containing protein produces MIEDFPERLLVDEPAARRLVLAQAIETSAAGGRLVGEAERDRVDQEALAATGDPAQGRKLDTAAWLRERADRIVSLAVQRQPRLQSLATTGPALARWSWLLPVAGFLAGLLLERIDNPKQVNLLSPPLLAFLLWNLAVYAALLVVAVRSWRARPAAGVPWWNPLVQAFPGRASGGLRAQVATAFGELWLAVAGRLEALRAARLLHGAAAAWAAGVACSVLLGGVVHEYRVGWESTLLETRHVHQVLRLLFAPVVWAFQLEPFSLADIERLHFSVTAPVDRSDARRWVWMYVALLGMVVLLPRLLLAGWAGWRARRLSRALAIDLRAPHYDQLLARVSPARLRVGLLALDPVARATLVLVWRQAAGEGAWSPGEQATDVLLTDRGDRLQVRELAPGPLDDRSDILVVAADDERLSAALPSLLAAGRPVLLLATRDEAACASRLRAAGLPHVVLALAALPTWREDARLRNALDRLAHASRQAGVARLRAHWRQRADLRLRESMAWLAADLLQAAADAETLPAWSLRGILGGLEPTEDGRRQAQGVIAQRLRTRQSATNARLLARHALEAAPDGLLEHAVPAGFRTTGGDVRQAGLAGAASGAALGVTVDAATGLMTLGAASAIGGLIGGAAALGAVLWRRRQAGATELAWDDDALHRIAQAALLRYLAIVHAGRAAPAGQQNWPVLTEQAIAREHARLAGIWQRTRNAGAEGDQAALAQLLQDLALDLLAELHGSAPEA; encoded by the coding sequence GTGATCGAGGACTTTCCGGAACGGCTCCTGGTGGATGAACCGGCCGCACGGCGGCTGGTGCTGGCGCAAGCCATCGAGACCAGCGCGGCCGGGGGCCGCCTCGTGGGCGAGGCCGAGCGCGACCGTGTCGACCAGGAGGCGCTCGCCGCCACCGGCGACCCCGCGCAGGGACGCAAGCTGGACACCGCCGCCTGGCTGCGCGAACGCGCCGACCGCATCGTCTCGCTGGCCGTGCAGCGGCAGCCGCGCCTGCAGTCGCTGGCCACCACCGGTCCGGCGCTGGCCCGCTGGAGCTGGCTGCTGCCGGTGGCCGGCTTCCTCGCCGGCCTGCTGCTCGAACGCATCGACAACCCCAAGCAGGTCAACCTGCTGTCGCCGCCGCTGCTCGCCTTCCTGCTCTGGAACCTGGCGGTGTATGCCGCGCTGCTGGTGGTCGCCGTGCGGTCCTGGCGGGCCCGGCCGGCCGCCGGCGTGCCGTGGTGGAACCCGCTCGTGCAGGCGTTCCCGGGGCGCGCTTCCGGCGGCCTGCGAGCGCAGGTCGCCACCGCCTTCGGCGAACTCTGGCTGGCCGTGGCCGGCCGCCTGGAGGCCCTGCGCGCGGCGCGGCTGCTGCACGGCGCCGCCGCGGCATGGGCCGCCGGGGTCGCCTGCTCGGTCCTGCTGGGTGGCGTCGTGCACGAGTACCGGGTCGGCTGGGAGAGCACGCTGCTCGAGACGCGCCACGTGCACCAGGTGCTGCGGCTGCTGTTCGCGCCGGTGGTATGGGCCTTCCAGCTCGAGCCATTCAGCCTCGCGGACATCGAGCGGCTGCATTTCAGCGTCACCGCCCCAGTCGACCGCAGCGATGCCCGGCGCTGGGTCTGGATGTACGTGGCGCTGCTCGGCATGGTGGTGCTGTTGCCCCGGTTGCTGCTGGCGGGCTGGGCCGGCTGGCGGGCGCGCCGGCTGTCGCGCGCGCTGGCGATCGACCTGCGCGCGCCGCACTACGACCAGCTGCTGGCGCGCGTTAGCCCGGCCCGGCTGCGCGTCGGCCTGCTGGCGCTCGACCCGGTCGCGCGCGCCACGCTGGTCCTGGTGTGGCGCCAGGCGGCGGGCGAGGGCGCCTGGTCGCCCGGCGAGCAGGCCACCGACGTCCTGCTCACCGACCGCGGCGACCGGCTGCAGGTGCGCGAGCTCGCCCCCGGCCCCCTCGACGATCGCAGCGACATCCTGGTGGTGGCCGCCGACGACGAGCGGCTTTCCGCGGCCCTGCCGTCCCTGCTGGCGGCCGGCCGGCCCGTCCTGCTGCTGGCGACGCGCGACGAAGCCGCGTGCGCGTCGCGCCTGCGCGCGGCGGGCCTGCCCCACGTGGTGCTGGCGCTGGCCGCGCTGCCCACCTGGCGCGAGGACGCCCGCCTGCGCAATGCCCTGGACCGCCTCGCGCACGCGTCCCGCCAGGCCGGGGTGGCGCGGCTGCGGGCCCATTGGCGTCAGCGAGCCGACCTGCGCCTGCGCGAATCGATGGCGTGGCTGGCAGCCGACCTGCTGCAGGCGGCGGCCGATGCCGAGACGCTGCCGGCCTGGAGTCTGCGCGGCATCCTGGGCGGACTGGAGCCGACCGAGGACGGGCGACGGCAGGCGCAGGGCGTGATCGCCCAGCGGCTGCGCACCCGCCAGTCGGCGACCAACGCGCGCCTGCTCGCGCGCCATGCGCTGGAGGCGGCACCCGACGGCCTGCTCGAGCACGCCGTGCCGGCCGGCTTCCGCACCACCGGCGGCGACGTGCGGCAGGCCGGGCTGGCCGGTGCGGCGAGCGGTGCGGCGCTCGGTGTCACGGTCGACGCCGCCACCGGCCTGATGACCCTGGGCGCGGCCAGCGCGATCGGCGGCCTGATCGGCGGGGCGGCGGCGCTGGGCGCCGTGCTGTGGCGCCGCCGCCAGGCCGGCGCGACGGAGCTGGCCTGGGACGACGATGCGCTGCACCGCATCGCGCAGGCCGCGCTGCTGCGCTACCTGGCGATCGTGCATGCGGGCCGCGCTGCGCCGGCTGGCCAGCAGAACTGGCCCGTGCTCACCGAGCAGGCCATCGCGCGCGAACACGCGCGGCTGGCCGGCATCTGGCAACGGACGAGGAACGCGGGGGCGGAAGGCGACCAGGCCGCCCTGGCGCAGCTGTTGCAGGACCTCGCGCTCGACCTGCTGGCCGAGCTGCACGGCAGCGCACCGGAAGCCTGA
- a CDS encoding DUF3606 domain-containing protein translates to MSEDKSRSTTVDEFLISLDHEWERRNWMRWLGCSEKELQHAVESIGPDPDNVRRFLRQAR, encoded by the coding sequence ATGTCCGAAGACAAGAGCCGGTCCACCACCGTCGATGAGTTCCTGATCAGTCTCGACCACGAATGGGAGCGGCGCAACTGGATGCGGTGGTTGGGGTGCAGCGAGAAGGAACTGCAGCACGCCGTGGAGTCGATCGGGCCGGATCCCGACAACGTGCGACGCTTCCTGCGGCAGGCGCGCTAG